A genomic segment from Andrena cerasifolii isolate SP2316 chromosome 7, iyAndCera1_principal, whole genome shotgun sequence encodes:
- the Ufd4 gene encoding ubiquitin fusion-degradation 4-like isoform X6 yields the protein MADVDPETLLEWLSMGQGDERDMQLIALEQLCMLLLMSDNVDRCFECCPPRTFLPALCRIFLDELAPDSVLEVTARAITYYLDVSAECTRRVVAIEGAVKAICSRLSGAGLGCRTSRDLAEQCIKVLELVCAREAGAVFEAGGLPCALCFIREHGARVHRDTLHSAMAVVTRLCGKVETQDASLPDCVEALSTLLRHEDAHVADGALRCFASLADRFSRRNTDPAPLASNGLVSELLHRLSNAAGPGTSIAATSGNPKTPPPSSTASTIPAPEAKSCASVSTIISLLSTLCRGSPSITHDLLRSELPDAIEKALKGDERCALDSMRLVDLLLVLLFEGRSALGRNTGGGSSGPLLPRSRRLDSAGEKSHRQLIDCIRSKDTDALIEAIDSGGIEVNFMDDVGQTLLNWASAFGTQEMVEFLCDRGADVNKGQRSSSLHYAACFGRPAIAKVLLRHGANPDLRDEDGKTPLDKARERVDEGHREVAAILQSPGEWMLPNQEHRKPETETETEFTEPKGDPEMAPVYLKRLLPVFCATFQSSMLPSVRKASLSLIRKMVHYIQPELLVETCGSDRTGGCGAMLVEVIANVLDNEEDEDGHLVVLQMIQDLMIKGKDEFLEHFARLGVFSKVAALVGPQETAPEPETESSQSGEEQRVEDAKELLVGRAYHWRDWCICRGRDCLYVWSDAAALELSNGSNGWFRFILDGKLATMYSSGSPEGGPDTSGKGRNTESLTTEENRGEFLEKLQRARSQVKPNSASQPVLSRPGTTRLVVGNWALSSRKESELCIHNSDGQQQATILREDLPGFIFESNRGTKHSFTAETSLGPEFAAGWAGKRGKRLRSKIEAIKQKVKVQAQDIYERYFKAAQAQPRGVVAKLGGIVSQVEKACQKQQSGNREWRNMLQIALEELKVLLNEEGRVSAYELHSSGLVQALLSLLAAPPGPQPPTLRATKLRMQRIAVFKSCFHTADVSKEHNSAKILVHKLVSVLESIEKLPVYLYDTPGSGYGLQILTRRLRFRLEKANGESSLIDRSGRSLKMEPLSTIQQLENHLLKMVAKQWHDHDRSTFTFVKKLKEGSRITFKYQYDFDESGLLYWIGTNAKTCSEWVNPGQYGLVVVTSSDGRNLPYGHLEDVLSRDPSALNCHTNDDKRAWFSIDLGVWIIPSAYTLRHARGYGMSALRNWMFQASKDGVTWTMLYAHVDDSSLNDPGNTATWTLEPPIDETQGWRHLRLQQIGTNASGHTHYLSVSGFEVYGEVTGVCEDLGRAAREAEAGVRKQRRLIKSQMLRHLVVGARVARGLDWKWRDQDGVPPNEGTVTGELHNGWIDVTWDHGGSNSYRMGAEGKYDLRLVGTGLDSDSGSKCKTATGVLTGRKSSSTPSLPDCTDTVMRGSVASTDQAASADNLAAKVQFKQAAESIAESVLSVARAEAVVAVTGEGGANSTGELSVVLHPRLDTTVTSDLATIVESLALNTDCPANSNSNRASSSSKPLFGTVRGNKPGVNLLSLEAAEALDRVREGADRLRNNTNSFLSGELLSLMPVRINVSGESEENSLRIKCVQSHHSEIADAAKECSRDKEASSSTQNTTGGCPVVVTNPMSVSVPNLACSDANNTLEPTAATGLLQTFAAMARRRTLGPTGEQHIASNSNTGSNSRGPNSVSSLVRLALSPNFPGGLLSTAQSYPSLTSSGQVAGSGVTTTTGPGLGQGLTMSLTSTSSDSEQLWLQVSLEDFLESCGGVASSSVGGGRTTGGPTLLTELEGDEDGVLEEEEDNDENDEDEDDEEYEEVGDACEDDYEEVTVSRNLLAAFMEEETPQTSKRRAWDDEFVLKRQFSALIPAFDPRPGRTNINQTTDLEVPPPGSETQSSARVGLLPMPRLSLTLKGPGLPGIPDVELSLTEPHSSIFQAVQELMQLTELGSRQEKLRRIWEPTYTIIYKESRDEESSGRATPIVTLYSRNTTQNSSVCTVEDVLQLLRHVYVLSTSRDDVKHTDYEESEDSTCWVHPDDFTSKKITNKIVQQIQDPLALAAGALPNWCEELARSCPFLLPFETRRLYFSCTAFGASRSIVWLQTQRDAVLERQRAPGLSPRRDDSHEFRVGRLKHERVSVPRGEKLLDWAEQVMKVHASRKSILEVEFVGEEGTGLGPTLEFFALVAAELQRKDLGLWLCDDEDTLDTEQSRVSGEQIRPAGYYVTRPSGLFPAPLPQESTACDRAVRYFWFLGVFLAKVLQDNRLVDLPLSRPFLKLMCHGDITNNVNEKIGLSGVAQESMSSSMSSSFISEEGEADTAYSSLEPSPWYAGLLDIEDLTLVDPVRGDFLKEIQAATAKRDRTYSDGRSSADEESSLHITHPSGMSVSIEDLALTMTYSPSSKIFGHEQVELVEGGVETSITMENAREYAEVTINYCLDQGISRQLESFKAGFSKVFPMEKLHAFSPEEVRAMLCGEQNPQWTREDLLNYTEPKLGYTRESPGFQRFVNVLLSLTGPERKAFLQFATGCSALPPGGLCNLHPRLTVVRKVDAGSGGYPSVNTCVHYLKLPEYPTEEILKERLLAATRERGFHLN from the exons ATGGCTGACGTCGATCCGGAAACTTTATTGGAATGGCTCAGCATGGGTCAGGGAGATGAAAGGGACATGCAATTAATTGCTCTAGAGCAATTATGCATGTTGTTACTCATGTCTGATAACGTTGACCGATGCTTTGAATG CTGTCCTCCACGCACATTTCTTCCGGCgttatgtagaatttttttggaTGAACTCGCACCAGATAGCGTATTAGAAGTGACCGCTCGAGCCATTACGTATTACTTGGACGTTTCCGCAGAATGTACACGCAGGGTAGTAGCTATAGAAGGCGCTGTAAAGGCTATTTGCAGTCGCCTATCCGGAGCTGGATTAGGTTGCAGAACTAGTCGGGATTTAGCGGAGCAGTGCATAAAG GTATTGGAACTTGTTTGCGCAAGGGAGGCTGGTGCTGTGTTCGAAGCTGGTGGCCTTCCGTGTGCTTTATGCTTTATTCGGGAGCACGGGGCCCGTGTTCACCGCGACACCCTGCACTCGGCAATGGCTGTAGTTACCCGTTTGTGCGGAAAGGTGGAAACTCAAGACGCATCTTTACCCGATTGCGTCGAAGCTTTGTCAACATTACTGAGACACGAGGATGCACATGTCGCTGACGGGGCGCTTCGTTGTTTCGCGTCATTGGCTGATAGGTTTTCAAGGAGAAATACAGACCCTGCTCCTTTAGCAAGCAATGGATTAGTGTCTGAGCTCTTGCACAG GCTATCAAATGCAGCGGGGCCTGGCACATCGATAGCAGCTACTTCCGGGAATCCAAAGACACCACCACCTTCTAGTACAGCATCAACGATCCCTGCTCCGGAAGCAAAATCTTGCGCTTCTGTTTCTACTATAATTAGCCTTCTGTCAACGCTTTGCAGAGGATCACCTTCAATTACCCACGACCTTCTACGCTCCGAGCTACCAGACGCAATCGAGAAAGCTTTGAAAGGAGACGAACGATGCGCTCTGGATTCTATGAGATTAGTCGATTTATTGCTGGTTTTACTATTCGAGGGCAGATCAGCGTTGGGTCGCAATACAGGCGGGGGTTCGTCCGGCCCCCTGTTGCCGCGATCAAGACGTTTGGATAGTGCCGGGGAAAAGTCTCACCGGCAGTTAATCGACTGTATTCGATCGAAAGACACAGATGCGCTGATAGAAGCTATAGATTCTGGAGGCATCGAAGTTAATTTTATGGACGATGTCGGGCAAACGTTGCTGAATTGGGCGTCCGCTTTTGGAACACAGGAGATGGTTGAATTTTTGTGCGACAGGGGAGCAGATGTGAATAAAGGTCAAAGGTCGTCTAGTCTGCATTACGCTGCCTGCTTCGGGAGACCAGCTATTGCTAAAGTATTGCTTAGGCATGGGGCGAATCCGGATTTACGAGACGAAGATGGAAAGACGCCGTTAGATAAGGCAAGGGAGCGCGTGGACGAAGGGCACAGAGAAGTGGCAGCTATATTGCAATCGCCCGGAGAATGGATGTTGCCGAACCAAGAGCACAGAAAGCCAGAAACGGAAACCGAGACGGAATTCACGGAGCCGAAAGGTGATCCCGAAATGGCTCCGGTGTATTTAAAGAGGCTCCTGCCTGTATTTTGCGCAACCTTTCAATCATCTATGTTGCCGAGTGTTAGGAAAGCCAGCTTAAGTTTAATTAGGAAGATGGTGCATTATATACAACCAGAGCTACTTGTCGAGACATGTGGTTCGGACAGAACGGGAGGTTGTGGCGCTATGCTTGTGGAAGTGATCGCTAATGTTCTGGATAACGAG GAGGACGAAGACGGACACTTAGTGGTTTTGCAAATGATACAAGATTTGATGATAAAAGGCAAAGATGAATTTCTAGAACATTTTGCTCGCTTGGGAGTGTTCTCCAAAGTCGCGGCGCTAGTTGGACCGCAAGAGACCGCCCCGGAGCCGGAGACGGAGTCGAGTCAATCGGGAGAAGAGCAAAGAGTAGAAGATGCCAAAGAGCTTCTGGTGGGAAGAGCTTATCACTGGAGAGATTGGTGTATTTGCAGAGGACGCGATTGCTTGTATGTCTGGTCGGATGCGGCTGCCTTAGAATTATCGAATGGAAGTAACGGATGGTTCAGGTTCATACTGGATGGGAAGTTAGCGACGATGTACTCCAGCGGAAGCCCAGAAGGTGGGCCAGACACGTCAG GAAAAGGGAGGAACACAGAGTCGCTTACCACCGAAG AGAACCGGGGCGAATTTCTGGAGAAATTACAAAGAGCGCGCAGCCAAGTGAAACCGAATTCCGCGAGTCAACCGGTGCTCTCGCGGCCGGGCACGACACGGCTGGTTGTAGGAAATTGGGCATTGTCTAGCAGAAAAGAAAGCGAATTGTGTATACATAATAGCGATGGCCAGCAGCAAGCTACCATTTTGAGAGAAGATTTGCCGGGATTTATTTTTGAATCGAATCGTGGTACAAAGCATTCCTTTACAGCAGAGACAAGCTTGG GTCCTGAATTTGCAGCAGGCTGGGCTGGTAAGAGAGGAAAGAGATTGAGATCCAAGATCGAAGCTATTAAACAGAAAGTTAAAGTTCAAGCACAAGACATTTACGAACGTTACTTCAAAGCTGCCCAGGCTCAGCCGCGTGGAGTGGTCGCCAAGCTGGGCGGCATTGTTAGTCAAGTGGAAAAGGCTTGTCAGAAGCAACAGTCTGGAAATCGAGAGTGGCGTAATATGCTACAAATTGCTCTTGAAGAACTTAAAGTCTTACTGAACGAAGAAGGAAGAGTCTCTGCGTATGAACTACACTCTAGTGGTTTAGTACAAGCGTTACTCTCGCTATTGGCAGCTCCACCGGGGCCACAACCGCCGACGTTGAGAGCAACGAAGCTCAGGATGCAACGGATAGCAGTGTTTAAGAGTTGCTTCCATACCGCGGACGTTAGTAAAGAGCACAACTCCGCTAAAATTCTAGTCCACAAATTGGTTTCAGTCTTGGAGTCCATTGAGAAATTACCCGTTTATTTGTACGACACACCTGGCTCGGGATATGGTTTACAAATTCTAACCAGGAGACTGCGTTTTCGGTTAGAGAAGGCAAATGGCGAGAGCTCTCTGATAGATAGATCTGGTAGGAGCCTAAAAATGGAGCCGTTGAGTACTATACAGCAATTAGAGAATCATTTACTAAAGATGGTAGCGAAGCAATGGCACGATCACGATAGATCGACGTTTACGTTTgttaagaaattgaaagaagGTAGTAGAATAACATTTAAGTATCAATATGATTTTGACGAAAGCGGTTTGTTGTATTGGATCGGTACGAATGCAAAAACATGCTCCGAATGGGTGAATCCCGGGCAGTACGGCTTGGTTGTCGTCACGTCCAGCGATGGAAGAAATCTACCGTACGGCCATCTCGAAGACGTTCTGAGCCGCGATCCGTCGGCGTTGAATTGTCATACGAACGACGACAAGCGCGCGTGGTTCTCGATCGATTTAGGAGTCTGGATTATCCCAAGCGCTTACACACTAAGACACGCGAGAGGATATGGCATGAGTGCACTGCGAAACTGGATGTTCCAAGCATCGAAGGACGGCGTTACTTGGACCATGCTGTATGCCCACGTGGACGATTCGTCGTTGAATGATCCTGGTAATACGGCCACTTGGACGTTGGAGCCGCCGATAGATGAGACGCAAGGCTGGCGTCACTTACGATTGCAACAAATTGGGACGAACGCTTCGGGCCATACGCATTACCTATCTGTATCTGGCTTTGAAGTTTACGGAGAAGTTACCGGAGTCTGCGAGGACTTGGGTCGCGCGGCTAGAGAAGCCGAGGCTGGAGTTCGGAAGCAACGAAGGCTAATCAAATCTCAAATGCTCCGTCATCTGGTTGTGGGCGCTAGGGTCGCCAGAGGTTTAGACTGGAAATGGAGGGATCAGGATGGTGTTCCACCGA ATGAAGGAACTGTAACGGGGGAACTACATAATGGCTGGATAGATGTAACATGGGATCACGGTGGTTCCAATTCTTATAGAATGGGCGCGGAGGGGAAATACGATTTAAGATTAGTCGGTACCGGCCTCGACTCGGATAGCGGGTCGAAGTGTAAAACGGCCACTGGAGTTTTAACGGGACGAAAGTCTAGTAGCACCCCTAGTTTACCAGACTGCACCGACACTGTTATGCGCGGTTCAGTGGCGTCGACGGACCAAGCAGCGAGTGCAGATAATTTGGCAGCGAAGGTACAATTTAAG CAAGCCGCCGAGTCGATAGCGGAAAGTGTGTTGTCGGTTGCTCGCGCTGAAGCGGTCGTTGCCGTAACCGGCGAAGGTGGAGCAAATTCAACGGGCGAATTGTCCGTTGTGTTACATCCAAGGCTTGACACTACCGTGACGAGTGATCTGGCGACAATTGTCGAGAGTCTTGCCCTTAACACTGACTGTCCTGCCAACAGTAACAGCAATCGTGCGTCTAGTAGTTCGAAACCTCTGTTTGGTACGGTGCGAGGAAATAAG CCAGGTGTAAATTTATTGAGTTTGGAAGCCGCCGAAGCGTTGGACCGTGTTAGAGAAGGAGCCGATAGACTGCGCAATAACACTAACAGCTTCCTGAGCGGAGAGTTACTTAGTTTAATGCCCGTTAGAATCAACGTATCAGGGGAATCCGAGGAAAATTCATTGAGGATCAAATGCGTTCAAAGTCACCACTCCGAGATTGCTGATG CTGCCAAAGAATGCAGTCGAGACAAAGAAGCTAGCTCATCCACGCAGAATACAACGGGTGGCTGTCCTGTTGTCGTTACCAATCCCATGTCTGTGTCTGTCCCGAACCTTGCTTGTTCCGATGCTAACAATACTTTGGAACCAACAGCTGCTACCGGTTTATTGCAAACGTTTGCCGCCATGGCTCGAAGACGAACACTGG GACCTACAGGTGAGCAACACATTGCTTCGAATTCCAATACTGGTTCAAATTCGCGCGGACCTAATTCTGTGTCGAGTCTAGTTCGACTCGCCCTAAGTCCTAATTTTCCTGGTGGCTTACTGAGTACTGCTCAAAGCTATCCAAGTTTGACCAGCAGTGGTCAAGTAGCTGGTAGCGGTGTTACAACGACGACTGGACCTGGCTTAGGACAAGGGCTTACAATGTCCCTGACTAGTACAAGTAGCGATAGCGAACAG TTATGGCTACAGGTCAGTCTGGAAGACTTTTTGGAGTCTTGCGGAGGTGTCGCAAGCTCTAGTGTTGGCGGAGGTAGAACAACAGGCGGGCCGACCCTTTTGACCGAATTAGAAGGTGATGAGGATGGTGttctcgaagaagaagaagacaacGATGAAAATGACGAAGAT GAGGATGACGAAGAATACGAAGAAGTTGGCGATGCCTGTGAGGATGATTACGAAGAGGTGACGGTAAGTCGCAATCTACTGGCGGCGTTTATGGAGGAAGAAACCCCTCAGACCAGTAAGAGGCGTGCCTGGGACGATGAGTTCGTTTTAAAACGACAATTCTCAGCCTTGATTCCTGCCTTTGACCCGCGACCCGGCCGAACAAATATCAACCAG ACAACGGACTTGGAAGTTCCACCACCGGGCAGTGAAACTCAGTCGAGTGCTCGCGTAGGATTACTGCCAATGCCTAGGCTTTCGTTAACACTGAAAGGCCCCGGACTTCCAGGAATACCCGACGTCGAACTATCTCTCACGGAACCACATTCTAGTATTTTCCAAGCAGTACAAGAATTAATGCAGCTAACAGAATTAGGCAGCCGACAAGAGAAGCTGAGGAGAATATGGGAACCAACTTACAC TATAATATACAAAGAATCCAGGGAtgaggaatcgtctgggagagCGACGCCTATCGTGACATTGTATTCTCGCAATACTACCCAGAACTCTTCAGTGTGCACTGTGGAAGACGTTTTACAACTTCTCAGGCACGTTTACGTTTTAAGTACCTCCCGCGACGACGTAAAACACACCGATTACGAAGAGTCCGAGGACTCCACGTGCTGGGTCCATCCGGACGATTTTACTTCGAAGAAGATTACGAACAAGATAGTACAACAAATTCAAGATCCTTTGGCGTTGGCTGCTGGGGCGTTGCCGAACTGGTGCGAAGAGTTGGCAAGGAGTTGTCCATTTTTGTTACCATTCGAGACCAGACGATTGTACTTCAGCTGCACCGCCTTCGGAGCGTCGCGATCCATCGTTTGGCTTCAGACGCAAAGAGATGCTGTCCTCGAGAGGCAGAGAGCACCGGGATTAAGTCCACGGCGGGACGACAGTCACGAATTCCGCGTGGGTCGACTGAAACATGAAAGAGTCAGCGTACCTAGGGGAGAGAAATTATTAGACTGGGCAGAACAAGTAATGAAA GTGCACGCAAGTCGCAAGAGTATATTGGAAGTTGAATTTGTCGGCGAGGAAGGAACTGGTCTTGGGCCAACGCTAGAATTCTTCGCGTTAGTCGCTGCGGAATTGCAGCGCAAAGACCTAGGCCTATGGTTGTGCGACGACGAAGACACACTTGACACAGAACAATCACGGGTCTCTGGAGAACAGATCCGACCTGCTGGGTATTATGTTACCAGACCGAGTGGATTGTTCCCCGCTCCGTTACCGCAAGAGTCCACGGCCTGCGATCGCGCTGTTCGATACTTTTGGTTCTTAGGTGTATTCCTAGCGAAAGTTCTGCAGGATAATAGATTAGTTGACTTACCGTTGTCCCGTCCTTTCTTAAAATTAATGTGTCACGGCGACATCACAAACAATGTGAACGAAAAGATTGGTCTCTCTGGTGTCGCGCAAGAAAGTATGTCGTCCAGCATGTCTAGTAGCTTCATATCGGAAGAGGGCGAAGCGGACACTGCGTACTCCTCGCTGGAACCCTCTCCGTGGTACGCCGGCTTACTGGATATCGAAGACCTTACGCTGGTGGATCCAGTCAGGGGCGATTTTCTGAAGGAAATACAGGCCGCGACTGCTAAACGTGATAGAACGTATTCCGATGGTCGCAGTTCTGCCGACGAGGAATCATCGCTGCACATTACTCATCCATCCGGAATGTCAGTGTCTATCGAAGATCTGGCTCTGACGATGACGTACTCCCCAAGCTCGAAGATCTTCGGACACGAACAAGTGGAACTGGTAGAGGGTGGCGTAGAAACCTCGATCACTATGGAGAATGCACGAGAATACGCTGAGGTGACAATTAATTATTGTCTCGATCAAGGAATCTCTAGGCAGCTCGAATCGTTTAAAGCCGGTTTCTCGAAAGTCTTCCCGATGGAGAAGCTCCACGCTTTCAGCCCGGAAGAGGTCAGGGCCATGCTTTGTGGAGAACAAAACCCACAATGGACCAGAGAAGATTTGCTCAATTACACAGAGCCGAAGCTGGGTTATACTAGAGAAAG TCCTGGGTTCCAGAGATTTGTCAATGTTCTGCTTTCGTTGACCGGTCCAGAGAGGAAGGCTTTCCTACAATTCGCTACAGGATGCTCGGCTTTACCTCCTGGAGGATTATGTAATTTACATCCTAGATTGACTGTTGTGCGAAAGGTAGACGCTGGTTCAGGTGGTTACCCCTCAGTTAACACCTGtgttcattatttaaaattacCAGAGTACCCTACCGAAGAAATACTTAAAGAGAGACTCTTGGCCGCGACAAGAGAAAGAGGATTTCACTTAAATTAA